A single Aspergillus chevalieri M1 DNA, chromosome 3, nearly complete sequence DNA region contains:
- a CDS encoding TDA10 family protein (BUSCO:EOG09261ONU;~COG:G;~EggNog:ENOG410PFM4;~InterPro:IPR027417), with protein MHRHAIRTFSLNNSPSARISLRSATLIYISPLSTSTYTLPPVQHNSGLRTTSKMPEIIDDKSQHCIPFLLDRVKAHQARYASNPDQAPPLFLGLNGVQGAGKTVLVSTLHHTLRNPPYSLPVTTLSLDDIYLTHADQQHLATTNPQNPLLQHRGQPSTHDLSLGLKVFESLREGRPTKIPQYDKSAFGGQGDRVPEGKWEAVNKEGERRVGVVIFEGWCVGFRAWSDDTLRKMWENAVRRKEEENYDGRLGHVRFEDVRAVNEALRGYDALTDQLDALIHIDAQNIHYVYEWRQEQERTLRATKGTGMTEEQVNHFVDGYYPSYELFTETLRNGAFRKEGVPESKWKGKQLRLVVDKNRRVQEVLLY; from the exons ATGCACCGCCATGCCATTAGAACATTCAGCCTAAACAATTCCCCCTCCGCTCGGATTTCTCTCCGCTCTGCGACgctgatatatatatctcccCTCTCCACAAGTACATATACTCTACCACCCGTACAACACAACTCGGGTCtcagaacaacaagcaaAATGCCCGAAATCATCGACGACAAATCCCAACACTGCATCCCTTTCCTCCTCGACCGCGTAAAAGCCCACCAAGCGCGCTATGCATCCAACCCCGACCAAGCCCCGCCATTGTTTCTGGGGTTGAACGGTGTTCAAGGAGCGGGCAAGACGGTTCTC GTTTCCACGCTGCACCATACCCTGCGCAACCCCCCCTACTCCCTCCCCGTAACTACCCTCTCCCTCGACGATATCTACCTGACTCATGCCGACCAACAACACCTCGCAACAACAAACCCGCAAAACCCCCTCCTGCAGCACCGCGGCCAGCCTTCCACGCATGACCTGTCCCTGGGCCTAAAAGTGTTCGAATCGCTACGTGAGGGCCGGCCCACGAAGATCCCGCAGTATGATAAGTCTGCATTTGGCGGGCAGGGGGATCGCGTGCCTGAGGGAAAATGGGAGGCTGTTAATaaagagggagagaggaGGGTTGGGGTGGTGATTTTCGAGGGGTGGTGTGTTGGGTTTCGGGCGTGGAGTGATGATACGCTAAGGAAGATGTGGGAAAATGCGGTTaggaggaaggaggaggagaattATGATGGGAGATTGGGGCATGTGAGATTTGAGGATGTGAGGGCTGTTAATGAGGCGTTGAGGGGGTATGATGCGTTGACGGA CCAGCTTGATGCTTTAATTCACAT CGACGCGCAAAACATCCACTATGTCTATGAGTGGCGACAGGAGCAAGAGCGCACTCTGCGCGCGACCAAAGGCACTGGCATGACCGAGGAACAAGTTAACCACTTTGTCGATGGCT ATTACCCGTCCTACGAACTCTTCACGGAGACACTCCGCAACGGCGCTTTTAGAAAAGAGGGAGTTCCCGAGTCGAAATGGAAGGGGAAGCAGTTGCGTCTGGTTGTTGATAAGAACAGGAGGGTTCAGGAGGTCCTTTTGTACTAG
- the RPL7 gene encoding 60S ribosomal protein uL30 (BUSCO:EOG09264P3R;~COG:J;~EggNog:ENOG410PGRR;~InterPro:IPR012988,IPR023106,IPR036919,IPR018038, IPR039699,IPR016082,IPR035808,IPR005998;~PFAM:PF08079,PF00327;~go_component: GO:0022625 - cytosolic large ribosomal subunit [Evidence IEA];~go_function: GO:0003735 - structural constituent of ribosome [Evidence IEA];~go_process: GO:0000463 - maturation of LSU-rRNA from tricistronic rRNA transcript (SSU-rRNA, 5.8S rRNA, LSU-rRNA) [Evidence IEA]), giving the protein MASTAVTVPTKDQVLVPETLLKKRKSQEQARAVRREELEKKKQANKEKRSTIFKRAESYVKEYRDTEREKIRLGRVARQQGNFYVPDEAKLVFVVRIKGINKIAPQPRKILQLLRLIQINNGVFIRLTKATQEMLTIVNPYIAYGYPNLKSVRELVYKRGYGKVNAQRVPLTDNQIIEEQLGKYGIVCMEDLIHEIYTVGPNFKQANNFLWPFKLSNPTGGFHPRKVKHFIQGGDTGNREDYINALIRQMN; this is encoded by the exons ATGGCCTCGACTGCTGT TACCGTTCCCACCAAGGACCAGGTCCTTGTCCCCGAGACCCTCctcaagaagcgcaagagcCAGGAGCAGGCCCGCGCTGTCCGCCGTGAGGAGctcgagaagaagaagcag GCCAACAAGGAGAAGCGCTCCACTATCTTCAAGCGTGCCGAGTCCTACGTCAAGGAGTACCGCGACACTGAGCGTGAGAAGATCCGCCTTGGTCGTGTCGCCCGTCAGCAGGGCAACTTCTACGTCCCTGACGAGGCCAAGCTCGTCTTCGTTGTCCGTATCAAGGGTATCAACAAGATCGCTCCTCAGCCCCGCAAGATCTTGCAGCTCCTGCGTCTGATCCAGATCAACAACGGTGTCTTCATCCGTCTCACCAAGGCCACCCAGGAGATGTTGACCATTGTCAACCCCTACATCGCCTACGGTTACCCCAACCTCAAGTCCGTCCGTGAGCTTGTCTACAAGCGCGGTTACGGTAAGGTCAACGCCCAGCGTGTGCCTCTCACCGACAACCAGATCATCGAGGAGCAGCTCGGCAAGTACGGCATTGTCTGCATGGAGGACTTGATCCACGAGATCTACACCGTCGGCCCCAACTTCAAGCAGGCCAACAACTTCCtctggcccttcaagctctCCAACCCCACTGGTGGCTTCCACCCCCGCAAGGTCAAGCACTTCATCCAGGGTGGTGACACTGGTAACCGTGAGGACTACATCAACGCTCTCATCCGCCAGATGAACTAG
- a CDS encoding ESCRT-II subunit protein SNF8 (BUSCO:EOG0926477X;~COG:K;~EggNog:ENOG410PHTS;~InterPro:IPR016689,IPR040608,IPR036390,IPR036388;~PFAM:PF04157;~go_component: GO:0000814 - ESCRT II complex [Evidence IEA];~go_process: GO:0071985 - multivesicular body sorting pathway [Evidence IEA]) yields the protein MSTRRGVGLGAFTNRTQTTQSYATHGANLRSTHTSSLQTQLSVFQSVLHSFALEHSSTIRSNPTFRAEFARMCNAIGVDPLAASNVRGKNGRRGLGEGGSFWTQIMGGDMNDFYFEVAVRVVELCRETRSENGGLIGVEECRRRVGKGRAIGSGLEVTEDDILRAVKSLEPLGSGFSIISVGSKQYIRSVPKELNTDQATVLEAIQVLGFVSVSMLRLNLNWEKARAQTVVDDLLADGLVWLDAQGDENEYWSPQNLLDDSG from the exons ATGTCAACCCGTCGCGGCGTCGGCCTCGGCGCCTTCACAAACCGCACCCAAACAACCCAATCCTACGCCACCCACGGTGCCAACCTCCGCTCCACGCATACCTCCTCCCTCCAAACCCAGCTCTCCGTCTTCCAATCCGTCCTGCACAGCTTCGCCCTAGAACACAGCTCAACGATCCGTTCGAATCCCACATTTCGCGCTGAATTCGCGCGCATGTGCAATGCGATCGGAGTTGATCCACTGGCAGCCAGCAACGTGAGAGGGAAAAATGGACGGAGGGGACTGGGTGAGGGGGGTAGTTTCTGGACGCAGATTATGGGCGGGGATATGAATGACTTTTATTTCGAGGTTGCCGTGAGAGTTGTAGAGCTTTGTCGGGAGACAAGGAGTGAGAATGGGGGGTTGATCGGGGTTGAGGAGTGTCGGAGGAGGGTGGGGAAGGGGAGGGCGATTGGGAGTGGGTTGGAGGTCACTGA AGATGATATCCTCCGCGCCGTAAAATCCCTCGAACCCCTCGGCTCCGGTTTTTCCATCATCTCCGTCGGCAGCAAGCAGTACATCCGGTCGGTTCCCAAAGAGCTCAACACAGACCAGGCTACCGTTCTCGAAGCAATCCAAGTTCTAGGTTTCGTCAGCGTCTCTATGCTACGTTTGAATCTGAACTGGGAGAAAGCAAGAGCGCAGACCGTCGTTGATGATCTTCTGGCGGATGGTCTGGTTTGGTTAGACGCGCAGGGCGATGAAAATGAGTATTGGTCGCCGCAAAACCTGTTGGATGATAGTGGGTGA